Below is a genomic region from Leucobacter exalbidus.
CGCAGCAGATCGAGCTGCTCAGTGACGCGCACGCGTGCGGTGCCACCGGCGCCCACGCGCGAGTTCACTGAGCCCTCGATGGTGAGCACGTCGCGCACCGCGGGGGTCAGGTGCTCAGAGATCTCAGTGAGCTCGGCGTCGCTCGGCTCGTGTAGTTCGATGCCGCGCTCCTCGCAGTACCGCACCATCTCGCCCGAGATTTCGTGTGCGTCGCGGAAGATGACGCCCTGCTTCACGAGCCACTCGGCGACATCGGTCGCGAGCGAGAAGCCCTTGGGAGCAAGCTCAGCCATACGCTCAGTGTGGAACGTCATGGTCGCGACCATGCCAGTGAACGCTGGCAGCAGCACCTCGAGCTGAGTGATGGAGTCGAAGACGGGCTCTTTGTCCTCCTGCAGATCGCGGTTGTACGCAAGAGGCAAACCCTTGAGCGTCGCGAGCAGGCCGGTCAGGTTGCCAATGAGGCGCCCCGACTTGCCACGCGCGAGCTCAGCGATGTCGGGGTTCTTCTTCTGCGGCATGATCGACGACCCCGTCGAATAGCCGTCGTGCAGCGTCACGAAGCCAAATTCCTTCGTGTTCCAGAGGATGATCTCCTCTGACAGGCGCGACAGATCGATGCCAATCTGTGTGCAGATGTAGGCGAACTCGGCCACGACGTCGCGGGCCGAGGTGCCATCGATGGAGTTCTCGAGCGGATCGCCCAGGCCGAGCTCACTGGCGACGATGCGCGGGTCGAGACCGAGCGAGGATCCGGCAAGCGCGCCGCCGCCGTAGGGCGAAGCACTCGCGCGTACCGACCAGTCACGCAGACGCTCCAGGTCACGCACGATGGGCCACGCGTGCGCGGCCAGCTGGTGCGCGAGCAGCACGGGCTGCGCGCTCTGCAGGTGCGTGCGCCCCGGCAGAATCGCGCCGATGTGCACGCGGGCCTGGGCCTCGAGCGCATCGAGGTAATCGAGCAGCATGCCCCGGATCACGGCCGCGTGGTCGAGCAAGAACATGCGCACCAGCGTGGCGATCTGGTCGTTGCGGCTGCGGCCGGCGCGAAGCTTGCCGCCCAGCTGTACGCCCACAATGTCGATGAGCAGGCGCTCAAGCGCCGAGTGCACGTCTTCGTCGTCTTCGGCGGGGAAGGCGCGGCCGTCAGCCACGCGCGCGGCGAGCTCGTCGAGGCCCGCGTGCATGCCGGTGAGGTCATCAGCCGTGAGATAGCCGGCTGCGGCGAGCGCGGTGGCGTGTGCCTTCGAGCCGCGAATGTCGTAGGGGGCGAGTACCCAGTCGAAGTGGGTGGACTTCGAGATGGCGGCGAGGGCGGGTGAGGGGCCGCTGGCGAAGCGTCCGCCCCAGAGTGCGCCAGCTTCGGCCGCGCGGTTGCCAGCTTCGTTCATGTGACCCTGATCAGTCATGGTGTTGTCCTTCATTCAGTTCAGTCGTGGGCACCGGGTGGCGGTGCGGCGTGCTGTGCGCGGGTGCTGCGGTGCGCGATGTGTTTGTTGCGGTGCGCGGGCGGTTATGCGCGCTCGAGTAGCCAGGCCATGAGGGCCTTCTGCGCGTGCACGCGGTTCTCGGCTTCGTCCCAGACGACGCTCTGTGCACCGTCGATGACCTCGGGGGCCACCTCGTACTCGCGGTATGCGGGCAGGCAGTGCAAGAAGATGGCGTCGTCGTTGGCGTGTGCCATCAGCTCGGGGGTCACCCGGTAGGCGCCGAACGTGGCGATGCGGTCGGCCTTCTCGTCTTCCTGTCCCATCGACACCCAGGTGTCGGTGATGACGGCGTCGGCGCCCGTTACGGCGGCGACGGGGTCGGTGAAGATCTCAACGCTGCCGCCGGTTTCGGCTGCGATGCGCTTGGCGTCTGCGACGATGTCGGCGCGGGGGTGGTAGCCCTCGGGGCCGGCCACGCGAATGTGCATGCCCGCGGTGGCGAAGCCGAGCAGGTAGGAGTGGCCCATGTTGTTGGCGGCGTCACCGACGTAGGTGGCGGTGAGGCCCTTCAGGTCGCCCTTCTGCTCGCGCACCGTCTGCAGATCGGCGAGGATCTGGCAGGGGTGGAAATCGTCAGAGAGTGAGTTGATGACGGGAACGGTGGCGTTCGCGGCCATCTCCTCGAGCCCCGAGTGCGCGAAGGTGCGCCACACGATGAGCGACACCATGCGCGAGAGCACCTTGGCGGTGTCGGCGACGGTCTCTTTCACGCCCAGCTGGGCTTCGCCCGGGTTCACGATGATGGGGTTGCCGCCCAGATCAGAGATGCCGGTGGCAAAGCTGAAGCGGGTGCGCGTGGAGGTTTTGTCGAAGAACACCGCGGCAGACTGCGGCCCCTCGAGCGGTCGTCGCGAGAAGCGGTCTCGCTTGAGTGCAGCGGCAAGCTCGAGCACCTCCAGCTGTTCGGAGGGGCTCAGGTCGTCATCACGGAGAAAGTGCCTAGTCACGTGGCCAGCTTACCGCCCGCGGTTCCTTGGAACACGCGGGCGGTCACACTGTTTTAGTAGGTCGCGGCGTAGGCGGCGTACCGGTCGGCGGGTTCGAGTGCCTCGCAGCGCGAAATTTCTGCGCGTTTGACGGCGAGGAACGTGTCGGCGAGGTCGCGTGCGAACCATTCGGTGGCCACAATTGAGGATTCGAAATGGGCGAGTGCCTCGGTCAGAGTGGCGGGTACGGGCCGGATCCCCAGCTCGTCACGCTCGGTGGGGGTGAGCGCGTCAGAGTCACCGCTCACAATGTTGGGGGTGGGCAGCTGCTGGCGCAGCCCCTCAAGGCCCGCACGAATCAGGCAGCCCAGCACCAGCCACGGGTTGCTGGTCGCATCTGCGGCACGGTACTCAAGGTTGAACTGCTTCTGGTGGTTGGCACCCGGGGTGTTGAACAGCGGGCAGATGCGCAGCATCGCTTCGCGGTTGTTCTCGCCCAAGAAGATGCCGCCCGCGCTCCACCGGTGCGGGGCCAAACGCTCATATGACAACGGCGCCGATGCGGCCACAGCCTGGAATGCCTCGGCATATTTAAGAATGCCTGCGGCGAAGGATCCGGCAACGTCAGAGAGTTTGCTCGGCCGTGACTCGTCATAGGTGACGAATCGGCCTTCTTTGTCGCGCAGGCTGACGTGCACGTGCACGCCGTTGCCGCCGCCGTTTTCCTCGATGATGGGTGAGAAGGTGATGCTCTTGCCCAGGCTGCTGGCCACGTGCCGGGTGATCTCGCGCAGGTAGACGGCGCGGTCAGCTGCCACGAGCGCGCGGGCCGGGCTGAGCGTGATTTCAAACTGGTTGCGGCCAAACTCGGGCAGCCACATTTCGGGTTCGAGGCCGGCATCGTCGAGCGCCGCCATGAGCCGGCCGCCCAGCTCTTCCTCTTCAAGGAAAGCCTCGAGCGAGAACGGGGTGTTGACCGGGCTCCCCGAGTCTTCGAGCAGCATGAATTCGTGTTCGAACGATGCGACGATGCTCAGCCCGGTTTCGGCTTGCAGATCGGCGATGGCCTGCTTCAAGAAGCTGCGGGGATCGCACTCCCACGGCTGGCCATCGGGGGTATGAATGTCGGCGAGCACGAGGGTGGTCTGCTCCCCCGTCTCGTTGAGTGCGACGGTGGCGATGCTGCTGACGTCGGGCATGAGGCGCAGGTCGCCGACCGCGCCAAACGGGTTGGGCGTGACGATCGACCCGAACGCGTCGATCGCGAGGTTTGCGGGCACCCAACCGCAGCCGCTGTTGAGGTACTTCTGAAACTCCTGCTGCCGAAACGCGCGCCCTCGCGCCTTGGCTGCAAGGTCTGACGTCAAGATGATGGCCAGCGGTTCTTTTCGCACGATGAATCTTTCTCTTGGATGAAATCACGACGGGCCTGAAGGGCCGGTCGTGCACGATAATGAAGTGGTTATTCCCAGGCGTCGAACGCTTGGATGCGCCCGACGGGCTCGGCTCCGAGGCGCGCGACAACACCGGCAATGAGTGTTTCGACGAGCGCGAGCGAGGGCACGAGGGAGTCAAACGGGCTCGGTGCTTCGACCGCGCTCGAGATCAGGTAGTCGGCGTGCTTTGCGGCGGGCGACAGCCACGGATCGGTGAGGAGCACCGTCGTCACTCGCTGTTGTTTGGCGCGTTCGACAAATTCGACGGTGGTGTCTTGGTACCGGCGGTAGTCGAACGCGATCAACACGTCGCGGCCGCCCATGTCGAGCAGCGCGAGTGACTTGTCTGATTCGGCCCGCCCCACGAACCGCACATCGGGGCGCAGCAGGCGCAGGTGCAGCGTGAGGTATTCGGCGAGCAGCCCCGAGTACCTCCCGCCGACGGCCCAGATGCGCCGCTTGGGGTCGGCAAGTAGCTCGATGATGTGGTCGAACTCTGACGCGGGCACCGAGGCCGAGCTGCTGTTGAGCCCCCGCACGAACACCTCGTTGGCGGTGGTGATGAGGTGGTGATCGGCCGATCCCCTCGCCCCAGCATGCGACTCATACTGGTCGATGGGCGAGGTGGTGCGCTCTGAGATTTCCTCTCGCAGCAGCTCTTGCATGTGCGGGTACGACTGAATGCCCACGCGGGCCAGCATGCGCAGCACCGTGGGGGCGCTCACATTGGCGCGCTCGGCAAGCTTCGCTACGGGTTCGAGCCCCGCCACGGGATACTCGGCGATCAGGGCCCTAGCTACTTTGCGTTCGGCCGGGCTCATCACGTCAAACGACATGTTGAGGGCCTCGGCGAGCGTACGGTTCTCGGGCCTTAAGGGATCATGCGTCATATAGATGAGTCACCAACCTTGGTAGGGAGCAATATCGGCGGCCGAAACCGCGCCGTGGCGCACGTCAGTGACCGCCGCGTGCAGTGTTTCCACGGCGCGCAGCGCGTCAGCGGCGCTCAGGTTCAGCGGCGGCGTCAGCTCGATCACGTTGCCGCGCACCAGATAGTTCACCACGCCCAGCTGCCACATGCGGTAGATCACCCGGTGCGTGAACACTCCATCGTTGTCATCATGCGCGACGCCTGGCTCGGCATTGAGCTCGATGCCGAGGCTCAGCCCCAAGCCGCGCACCTCACGAATCTCGGGCAGCGCGGCCTCACTGATCAGGTCGCGCAGCTGCGCACCCCGCTCGCGGGCGGCGTGGGCCAGTCGCTCAGACACGACGGTGTCGAGCACCGCGCGCCCAGCGGCTGCGCTCACCGAGTTACCGGCGGTGGTGAGCAGCGAGCTTGCGGGTGCCACATCGAGCACGGCCGCGGGCCCCACGACCGCCGAGAGCGGCAGGCCACCACCGAGGGCCTTCCCAAAGGTCACCAGATCGGGGGTTGCGTCGTCGCGTGTGAAGGCGTGCAGCAGGCCGGTGCGGCCCAGCCCCACCTTCACTTCATCAACGATCAGCAGGGCACCTGCGCGCCGAGTTCGCTCGGCGAGCCCGCGCAGAAAGCCCGCGGGCGGCACAACGATGCCGCCATCAGACTGCATCGGTTCCACGATTACCGCGGCGACGTCACCGCGCTCGAGTTCACGGTCGAGCAGCCGCCACACGTCATCGAGCTCAGCGCCCGCATGTGCGGGGTATGGCAGCAGCGCACTCGCCGGGTCACCGGCCAGCCCGGCCTCCACGAACACCCCGCTCACCAACTGTGCCGGGCCGAACCCGCCATGGTAGCCACCCTGAAATGCGACGACGCGATCTCGCCCGGTCGCTGCCCGGGCCGCCGCGATCGCCGAATTGTTGGCGTCGGTGCCCGAGTG
It encodes:
- the argH gene encoding argininosuccinate lyase → MTDQGHMNEAGNRAAEAGALWGGRFASGPSPALAAISKSTHFDWVLAPYDIRGSKAHATALAAAGYLTADDLTGMHAGLDELAARVADGRAFPAEDDEDVHSALERLLIDIVGVQLGGKLRAGRSRNDQIATLVRMFLLDHAAVIRGMLLDYLDALEAQARVHIGAILPGRTHLQSAQPVLLAHQLAAHAWPIVRDLERLRDWSVRASASPYGGGALAGSSLGLDPRIVASELGLGDPLENSIDGTSARDVVAEFAYICTQIGIDLSRLSEEIILWNTKEFGFVTLHDGYSTGSSIMPQKKNPDIAELARGKSGRLIGNLTGLLATLKGLPLAYNRDLQEDKEPVFDSITQLEVLLPAFTGMVATMTFHTERMAELAPKGFSLATDVAEWLVKQGVIFRDAHEISGEMVRYCEERGIELHEPSDAELTEISEHLTPAVRDVLTIEGSVNSRVGAGGTARVRVTEQLDLLRRRIVEFAA
- a CDS encoding MurR/RpiR family transcriptional regulator; translation: MTHDPLRPENRTLAEALNMSFDVMSPAERKVARALIAEYPVAGLEPVAKLAERANVSAPTVLRMLARVGIQSYPHMQELLREEISERTTSPIDQYESHAGARGSADHHLITTANEVFVRGLNSSSASVPASEFDHIIELLADPKRRIWAVGGRYSGLLAEYLTLHLRLLRPDVRFVGRAESDKSLALLDMGGRDVLIAFDYRRYQDTTVEFVERAKQQRVTTVLLTDPWLSPAAKHADYLISSAVEAPSPFDSLVPSLALVETLIAGVVARLGAEPVGRIQAFDAWE
- a CDS encoding aspartate aminotransferase family protein, with the translated sequence MSNFGALPERDARVIAGNQKLRFFPLAIVAGEGSEIIDHEGRRLLDLSAAWGANSLGHAHPHVVAAIREAAARGSGSSVLSATNPDAVQLAETLLEVTPTGNLGDAGGGAGAGAGAGGGVGAGVSAGAGERRVLLGHSGTDANNSAIAAARAATGRDRVVAFQGGYHGGFGPAQLVSGVFVEAGLAGDPASALLPYPAHAGAELDDVWRLLDRELERGDVAAVIVEPMQSDGGIVVPPAGFLRGLAERTRRAGALLIVDEVKVGLGRTGLLHAFTRDDATPDLVTFGKALGGGLPLSAVVGPAAVLDVAPASSLLTTAGNSVSAAAGRAVLDTVVSERLAHAARERGAQLRDLISEAALPEIREVRGLGLSLGIELNAEPGVAHDDNDGVFTHRVIYRMWQLGVVNYLVRGNVIELTPPLNLSAADALRAVETLHAAVTDVRHGAVSAADIAPYQGW
- a CDS encoding glutamine synthetase family protein, which produces MRKEPLAIILTSDLAAKARGRAFRQQEFQKYLNSGCGWVPANLAIDAFGSIVTPNPFGAVGDLRLMPDVSSIATVALNETGEQTTLVLADIHTPDGQPWECDPRSFLKQAIADLQAETGLSIVASFEHEFMLLEDSGSPVNTPFSLEAFLEEEELGGRLMAALDDAGLEPEMWLPEFGRNQFEITLSPARALVAADRAVYLREITRHVASSLGKSITFSPIIEENGGGNGVHVHVSLRDKEGRFVTYDESRPSKLSDVAGSFAAGILKYAEAFQAVAASAPLSYERLAPHRWSAGGIFLGENNREAMLRICPLFNTPGANHQKQFNLEYRAADATSNPWLVLGCLIRAGLEGLRQQLPTPNIVSGDSDALTPTERDELGIRPVPATLTEALAHFESSIVATEWFARDLADTFLAVKRAEISRCEALEPADRYAAYAATY
- the argF gene encoding ornithine carbamoyltransferase — encoded protein: MTRHFLRDDDLSPSEQLEVLELAAALKRDRFSRRPLEGPQSAAVFFDKTSTRTRFSFATGISDLGGNPIIVNPGEAQLGVKETVADTAKVLSRMVSLIVWRTFAHSGLEEMAANATVPVINSLSDDFHPCQILADLQTVREQKGDLKGLTATYVGDAANNMGHSYLLGFATAGMHIRVAGPEGYHPRADIVADAKRIAAETGGSVEIFTDPVAAVTGADAVITDTWVSMGQEDEKADRIATFGAYRVTPELMAHANDDAIFLHCLPAYREYEVAPEVIDGAQSVVWDEAENRVHAQKALMAWLLERA